In Candidatus Nitrosarchaeum limnium SFB1, the following proteins share a genomic window:
- a CDS encoding Putative ATPases involved in biogenesis of archaeal flagella, whose translation MVFTIPTGNEEFDRQFGGGIPTPSLVFIEGEHGTGKSAIAAQIMNGYLTTRSKKNVKLLCIIENTVTQYIQKMKSLTFNFSKPFVRNQLIFVPIFIKNAKWSENNSEKILPAIQEFINQKLSLIDGIIIDSISPMVINSNNQSIMSFLSFCKQVVSKGKTIIITSHSSDFSKTANTALIGASDVYLKLGTVIVGSREVKTLKIIKLLGAKDTPESGFAFEVDLIFGIKIVPVSMANA comes from the coding sequence GTGGTATTTACTATTCCTACTGGTAACGAAGAATTTGACAGACAATTTGGTGGAGGCATCCCTACACCATCCTTAGTCTTTATAGAAGGTGAACATGGTACTGGCAAAAGTGCTATTGCTGCTCAAATAATGAATGGTTATCTTACAACTAGAAGTAAAAAGAATGTAAAACTGTTGTGTATAATTGAAAATACTGTAACGCAGTATATTCAAAAGATGAAATCACTCACGTTTAATTTTTCAAAACCGTTTGTAAGAAATCAACTGATATTTGTTCCAATATTTATTAAAAATGCCAAATGGTCTGAAAATAATTCAGAAAAAATATTGCCAGCCATTCAAGAATTCATCAATCAGAAATTAAGTTTAATTGATGGAATAATTATTGATTCTATTTCACCGATGGTAATTAACTCTAATAATCAATCCATAATGAGTTTCTTATCTTTTTGTAAACAAGTAGTTTCTAAAGGAAAAACAATTATCATTACAAGTCATTCATCTGATTTTTCAAAGACTGCTAACACTGCACTTATTGGAGCTTCAGATGTATATCTTAAACTAGGAACAGTTATTGTTGGAAGTAGAGAAGTAAAGACTTTAAAAATTATAAAATTATTGGGTGCTAAAGATACTCCTGAATCTGGATTTGCATTTGAGGTTGATCTGATCTTTGGAATTAAGATTGTTCCAGTGTCAATGGCTAACGCTTAG
- a CDS encoding Archaeal flagellin produces the protein MASGILSEGVLIIASVIVAGIITGIVISKVGTFESTITATTEAQKDKLLNKFEIIHVNKINSTSVDIWVKNTGLSPIQNLNLMDLYFGQINSIQMIGYNDTSTPRWVFGDGTTTNSDWAQGNTIKITLQDSSSLTPSASYLIQIILSNGVTDDHIFSVS, from the coding sequence ATGGCATCAGGCATATTAAGTGAAGGAGTGTTAATCATAGCATCTGTAATTGTAGCAGGAATAATTACTGGAATTGTAATTAGCAAAGTAGGAACTTTTGAAAGCACCATAACGGCTACCACTGAGGCTCAAAAAGATAAATTATTAAATAAATTTGAAATCATTCACGTAAATAAAATTAATAGTACATCTGTTGATATTTGGGTAAAAAATACCGGTTTGTCGCCAATACAAAATTTGAATTTAATGGATCTATATTTTGGACAAATCAATTCAATACAAATGATCGGATATAATGACACTTCTACCCCAAGATGGGTTTTTGGAGATGGCACAACAACAAATTCCGATTGGGCTCAAGGCAACACAATTAAAATCACTCTTCAGGATAGCTCATCTTTAACTCCATCTGCCTCATATCTAATTCAAATTATCTTATCTAATGGAGTTACAGATGATCATATTTTCTCCGTAAGTTAG
- a CDS encoding Archaeal flagellin, whose protein sequence is MKLQRKGTRHSHRGVIGVESAIVMIAFVIVAAALAFVVLNMGFSTTQKAKTSIISSLGEASSTMQVAGKVIASGNVPAAAINATAIPIKIASGGDVVNLGATTMAVKYVSNSINYDDIYVGSLSGEYKSLSSAMAAAKVAFADIDNDSFADGALSSNTRAFIYFAQEVNSNAILEQGETAVLAIAYNSADRPVVLDKIKAEIIVPTGAALTVERQIPPITTSVLDLG, encoded by the coding sequence ATGAAATTACAACGAAAGGGAACGCGACATTCTCATCGTGGAGTCATCGGTGTAGAGTCTGCAATAGTTATGATTGCATTTGTAATCGTAGCCGCAGCCTTGGCATTTGTTGTACTAAACATGGGATTCTCTACTACACAAAAAGCAAAGACATCAATAATTTCTAGTCTCGGAGAAGCTAGTAGCACAATGCAAGTAGCCGGAAAAGTCATTGCCTCAGGTAACGTACCTGCTGCAGCAATAAATGCAACTGCTATACCAATTAAAATTGCATCCGGTGGCGACGTAGTAAATTTGGGTGCAACTACAATGGCAGTAAAATATGTCAGCAACTCAATTAACTATGACGACATCTATGTGGGGTCACTTTCAGGCGAATACAAAAGTTTATCGTCTGCAATGGCAGCAGCAAAAGTTGCATTTGCAGATATAGATAATGACTCATTTGCAGATGGTGCGTTGTCCAGCAATACTCGTGCATTCATTTATTTTGCACAAGAAGTTAACAGTAATGCCATACTAGAACAAGGTGAAACTGCAGTGTTAGCTATTGCTTACAACTCCGCAGATAGACCTGTTGTATTGGACAAAATCAAAGCAGAAATAATTGTTCCAACAGGCGCAGCTTTAACTGTAGAAAGACAAATTCCACCAATCACAACCAGTGTATTAGACTTGGGCTAG
- a CDS encoding Archaeal flagellin, producing the protein MIAFVIVAAALAFVVLNMGFSTTQKAKTVTISSLEEASSAMEISGTIFGIGCISSSAGCDTIQKINATVIPIKIAPGGQLVNFSPEVTAIRFLSKNVEYTNIYAGTITADDYKQPVTAFQQASLEAGSAFDAFNGANPINGTLPSETTAFVYFPKRLNTNSILETGEHAVLAIGFANADRPGANEKISIEIMISSGGTLTIDRVIPNITRENVDLG; encoded by the coding sequence ATGATTGCATTTGTAATCGTAGCCGCAGCCTTGGCATTTGTTGTACTAAACATGGGATTCTCTACTACACAAAAAGCAAAGACTGTGACTATTTCCAGTCTAGAAGAAGCAAGCAGTGCCATGGAAATATCTGGAACAATATTTGGAATTGGTTGTATTAGTTCATCTGCAGGGTGTGATACTATCCAAAAGATTAACGCAACAGTAATCCCAATAAAGATTGCACCAGGTGGACAATTAGTAAATTTTTCCCCAGAAGTAACTGCAATTAGATTTCTTTCTAAGAATGTGGAATACACGAATATCTATGCAGGTACTATAACTGCCGATGATTATAAACAACCAGTTACTGCATTTCAACAGGCTTCCTTGGAGGCAGGCTCTGCATTTGATGCATTTAATGGTGCAAATCCAATAAATGGTACATTGCCAAGTGAAACTACTGCATTTGTTTATTTTCCAAAACGACTAAACACAAACAGTATTTTAGAAACAGGCGAACATGCAGTCTTAGCAATAGGATTTGCTAATGCGGATAGACCAGGGGCAAATGAGAAAATTAGTATAGAAATAATGATATCTAGTGGTGGAACATTGACAATAGATAGAGTCATTCCAAATATTACACGAGAAAATGTCGACTTGGGTTAA
- a CDS encoding Archaeal flagellin — protein MKLQRKGTRHSHRGVIGVESAIVMIAFVIVAAALAFVVLNMGFSTSQKAKTTILSGLAESSSSLEVSGKVTGVGCTTSGTCSTTPALNATAYPIKITSGGDSVELSAATTTVSYVSNSVQYTDIYAGPLTTAEYRSLSDAFDGAASASLTGFTGRQPITGAVASQTSAFIYWPVRSNTNAILDQGEHAVLAIGFALADRPSSLDKIRAEIIVSTGASLTVERQVPNITTSVVDLG, from the coding sequence ATGAAATTACAACGAAAGGGAACGCGACATTCTCATCGTGGAGTCATCGGTGTAGAGTCTGCAATAGTTATGATTGCATTTGTAATCGTAGCCGCAGCCTTGGCATTTGTTGTACTAAACATGGGATTCTCTACTTCACAAAAAGCAAAAACCACCATTCTTTCAGGATTGGCAGAATCAAGTAGCAGCTTAGAAGTATCTGGTAAAGTTACAGGTGTTGGATGTACAACATCAGGCACATGTTCAACTACTCCAGCACTTAATGCAACTGCATACCCAATCAAAATTACATCTGGTGGAGACTCAGTTGAATTGTCTGCTGCAACTACAACCGTAAGCTATGTGAGCAATTCAGTACAATACACTGACATTTATGCAGGACCACTTACAACAGCAGAATATCGTTCATTGTCAGATGCATTTGATGGAGCTGCATCAGCAAGCTTGACTGGTTTTACTGGTAGACAACCAATTACTGGTGCTGTTGCAAGTCAAACTAGTGCATTCATTTATTGGCCTGTAAGATCAAACACTAATGCAATATTGGATCAAGGTGAACATGCAGTCTTAGCAATAGGATTTGCACTTGCCGATAGACCATCTTCATTAGATAAAATCAGAGCAGAGATAATTGTATCAACTGGTGCTTCATTGACAGTAGAAAGACAAGTTCCAAACATCACTACTAGCGTAGTGGACCTAGGTTAA
- a CDS encoding Archaeal flagellin: MKLQRKGTRHSHRGVIGVESAIVMIAFVIVAAALAFVVLNMGFSTTQKTKQAIVSSTDEASSALEIAGKVIGSGHITAGKLNATAIPIKIVSGGASINLNPQNAAIRYLSNNVEHGNIYAGALPTGVYDTLSDAMQAAVTAGYISGNPVNGTSPDETKAVFYFNVNRNNNFILDQGEHGMMAIAFSNNERPQSLDIIRAEVILPTGAPLTIERTVPNISSIVVDLG, encoded by the coding sequence ATGAAATTACAACGAAAGGGAACGCGACATTCTCATCGTGGAGTCATCGGTGTAGAGTCTGCAATAGTTATGATTGCATTTGTAATCGTAGCCGCAGCCTTGGCATTTGTTGTACTAAACATGGGATTCTCTACTACACAAAAGACAAAACAGGCAATTGTATCAAGTACTGATGAAGCAAGCAGTGCATTAGAAATTGCCGGCAAAGTCATTGGTTCTGGACATATAACTGCAGGAAAATTAAATGCAACAGCTATACCAATTAAAATAGTATCAGGTGGGGCATCCATTAATCTTAATCCACAGAATGCGGCTATACGTTATCTAAGTAATAACGTAGAACATGGTAACATCTATGCCGGAGCATTACCTACAGGAGTGTATGATACATTATCTGATGCTATGCAAGCAGCTGTTACTGCTGGATATATCTCAGGAAACCCTGTAAATGGTACAAGTCCAGATGAAACAAAGGCCGTATTCTATTTCAACGTTAATAGAAATAATAACTTCATTTTAGATCAGGGTGAACACGGTATGATGGCAATAGCATTTTCAAATAATGAAAGACCTCAATCACTTGACATAATTAGAGCTGAAGTAATTTTACCAACCGGCGCACCATTAACAATTGAGCGTACAGTTCCAAATATTTCATCTATAGTTGTAGATCTTGGTTAA
- a CDS encoding TPR repeat protein, producing MSATSALVKFKMVNGLISSILEENGLPLKSLFQKLPPIDVETKSKIEKLLESRERIKNQINDIPTDDFTDDLNLANYFLACKKFTESLKYYESALVKNPQSYSALCNKGLCLYNLSQLDDAIECYDEALKTYHNIPEAFLMKGKILLSKQNTSEAINQFYHVLDLEPENIEAKFYLGKSLVESNRIENAVKILESIVSNNDHLESLLLLGQIAIKNSNSHKGLSYLNKLLEVSPNNIDAHLLVGKINMNAKIINEALAHFEKVLEISPNNIEAHLLLGQIKMDLNNTDEALAHFEKVLEISPNHMDGLNSKIILLEKLGKVDEAIEYCERFAASLPDPTEQLLKKGILLFNNNRISEALVCFNDILGKSNNNNVALLYKAKIFTLKQEFQEALSCIDLILKHDQSNLDAIECASELSLKVGDYENALLYYDQILSKLPHSKSFLEKKSRVLSILGRHEESGQIYSELFNLDKTNISILCELGKIHLILHNYDKAIEIFDNALKKNPFNSNLLYKKSLAFFSLQKYDASILCLEKISESDSLYDYAQYQKSKIQMIRGNTKQSMEILSKLIKSNNVFKYMAANEILFESIADTYMFKELIK from the coding sequence ATGTCGGCAACATCTGCACTAGTTAAATTCAAGATGGTCAATGGTCTTATCAGCAGTATTTTAGAGGAGAATGGCCTACCTTTAAAGTCATTATTCCAAAAATTGCCCCCCATAGACGTTGAAACTAAGTCAAAAATTGAAAAATTACTAGAATCTCGAGAGCGAATTAAAAATCAAATTAATGATATTCCCACCGATGATTTTACAGATGACTTGAATCTTGCAAATTATTTTCTGGCATGTAAAAAGTTTACAGAATCATTAAAGTATTATGAAAGTGCTCTTGTAAAAAATCCACAGTCTTATTCGGCATTATGTAATAAGGGTCTCTGTCTTTATAATCTCTCTCAATTAGATGATGCGATTGAATGTTATGACGAAGCTCTCAAAACATATCATAATATTCCTGAAGCATTTTTAATGAAAGGTAAAATTTTATTATCGAAACAAAATACGTCAGAAGCAATTAATCAATTCTATCATGTTTTAGATCTGGAACCCGAAAACATAGAAGCAAAATTCTATTTGGGTAAATCATTAGTAGAGTCAAATCGCATTGAAAATGCTGTAAAAATTTTAGAATCAATTGTATCTAATAATGATCATCTGGAATCATTATTACTCTTAGGACAAATTGCAATAAAAAATAGCAACTCTCATAAAGGATTATCGTATTTAAATAAACTTTTAGAAGTTTCGCCTAATAACATAGATGCACATTTGCTTGTTGGAAAAATTAACATGAATGCTAAAATTATCAATGAAGCACTTGCTCATTTTGAAAAAGTCTTAGAGATTTCTCCTAACAACATAGAAGCACATCTTTTATTAGGTCAAATTAAAATGGATCTAAACAATACAGATGAAGCACTTGCTCATTTTGAAAAAGTCTTAGAAATTTCTCCAAATCACATGGATGGATTAAATTCTAAGATAATTTTATTAGAAAAATTAGGTAAGGTGGATGAAGCAATAGAATACTGTGAACGTTTTGCTGCATCTTTGCCTGATCCTACTGAACAACTATTGAAAAAAGGTATTCTGTTGTTTAATAACAATAGAATCAGTGAAGCATTAGTATGTTTTAATGATATCTTGGGAAAATCTAATAACAATAATGTAGCTCTATTGTACAAAGCAAAAATTTTTACTTTAAAACAAGAATTTCAAGAAGCTCTGTCCTGCATTGATCTTATTTTAAAACACGATCAATCTAATCTTGATGCAATTGAATGTGCATCAGAATTATCTTTAAAAGTTGGAGATTATGAGAATGCTCTTTTATACTATGATCAAATTTTATCCAAATTACCACATTCAAAGTCCTTTTTAGAAAAAAAATCTCGAGTATTGTCTATTCTTGGACGTCATGAAGAATCTGGACAAATTTATTCAGAATTGTTTAATCTAGATAAAACAAATATCTCTATATTATGTGAACTTGGAAAAATTCATCTTATTTTACACAATTATGATAAAGCTATAGAAATTTTTGATAATGCACTGAAGAAAAACCCATTTAATTCTAACCTCCTTTATAAAAAATCTCTAGCATTTTTTTCTTTACAAAAATATGATGCTTCAATACTTTGTCTTGAAAAAATCTCAGAATCTGATTCTCTATATGATTATGCACAATATCAAAAATCAAAAATTCAAATGATACGTGGAAATACTAAACAATCTATGGAAATATTATCGAAATTGATAAAATCAAATAATGTTTTTAAATATATGGCAGCAAATGAAATACTTTTTGAGAGTATAGCAGATACTTACATGTTTAAAGAATTAATAAAATAA
- a CDS encoding peptidase M10A and M12B matrixin and adamalysin produces the protein MFKKGLSFKSNFHHGLKSEKYQKYSLKTQKIKNKKAILLSQLGILIFFGGYFVGLPTSSGHNEELLNPIGLFSTEYQVENLRGDSMYLYKYWNILPGATLSVNILNPVSMPKESIELIKNSITSTDTMDIDDSLLHKGPKNSFSTYYLGWEGALQSTPDTKIPIPKNFVITNSDKANGDIIIILSNIKDRSGNTGYTKTVLEGDHIVKAFITIYNVNALSSNQLETITRHEFGHAIGLGHSSAPEDLMAPTIDMTYPYISECNIQAVIDLYNEKSDGTTTCQK, from the coding sequence ATGTTTAAGAAGGGATTATCATTTAAGAGTAATTTTCATCACGGTTTAAAATCAGAAAAATACCAGAAATATAGTCTAAAAACACAAAAAATCAAAAATAAAAAGGCAATTCTCTTATCACAGTTAGGGATATTGATATTTTTTGGCGGGTATTTTGTAGGATTACCTACATCATCAGGTCACAATGAAGAATTGTTAAATCCCATTGGACTTTTCAGTACAGAGTATCAAGTTGAAAATTTAAGGGGTGATTCGATGTATTTGTACAAATATTGGAACATTTTACCAGGTGCAACATTGAGTGTTAATATTTTGAATCCTGTTTCAATGCCTAAAGAATCAATTGAATTGATTAAAAATTCCATAACATCTACAGATACTATGGATATTGATGACTCTTTATTGCATAAAGGTCCAAAAAATTCATTTTCTACATATTATTTAGGATGGGAAGGAGCTTTACAATCAACACCAGACACAAAGATACCTATTCCCAAGAATTTTGTAATTACAAACTCAGATAAAGCAAATGGAGACATCATCATAATACTTTCAAACATCAAAGATCGTTCAGGGAATACAGGCTATACAAAGACAGTTTTAGAAGGTGATCATATTGTAAAGGCATTCATTACAATCTATAATGTTAATGCACTTTCCTCTAATCAATTGGAAACAATCACAAGACACGAATTCGGTCATGCTATAGGATTAGGACATTCAAGTGCACCTGAGGATCTAATGGCACCAACTATCGATATGACATATCCATATATCTCAGAGTGCAACATTCAGGCAGTAATTGATTTGTATAATGAAAAATCAGATGGAACTACAACATGTCAAAAATGA
- a CDS encoding CheY-like receiver: MVLELLIAEDNKFTSTQYKKFLESKGYKVTIFNDGAKCLEKFTNELRYRRVVLKDKSSPYHCVLLDHDMPKMNGSEVYEKIRKICPEQKVVFLSAYGQTILKSQEGTREASLQIIQKPFSLDFLLKKIEPKSFVSIKRTNVNDGILTATQSSETIR, encoded by the coding sequence ATGGTTCTAGAATTGTTAATAGCAGAAGACAATAAATTTACATCTACACAGTATAAAAAATTTTTAGAATCAAAAGGGTATAAAGTAACAATATTTAATGATGGGGCTAAATGTCTTGAGAAATTTACAAATGAATTAAGATATAGACGAGTTGTTTTAAAAGATAAATCATCCCCATATCATTGTGTTTTATTAGATCATGATATGCCAAAAATGAATGGTTCAGAAGTGTATGAAAAAATACGCAAGATATGTCCAGAACAAAAAGTAGTTTTTCTGTCTGCGTATGGACAGACCATTTTAAAATCCCAGGAAGGAACTAGGGAAGCATCTCTTCAGATAATTCAGAAACCATTTTCGTTGGATTTTTTACTAAAGAAAATTGAACCAAAATCTTTTGTAAGTATTAAACGAACAAATGTTAATGACGGAATACTTACGGCTACACAGAGTTCTGAAACTATACGATAA
- a CDS encoding hypothetical protein (hypothetical protein Nmar_0636): MKEYAYGAEKGNIENVISWLNEQAHSDGLKLNIKSEDYVLSTQNFGEFELFSLSDDSLTVRKLISKAGKRFGIKMIEGGYKEKARIIRRRKSDYAKVLKGDKVIGHLELESARFGKLKWEVKAEERR, translated from the coding sequence GTGAAAGAGTATGCTTATGGTGCTGAAAAAGGAAATATTGAAAATGTGATATCGTGGTTAAACGAACAAGCCCATTCAGATGGATTGAAACTCAATATTAAATCCGAAGATTATGTTTTATCAACTCAAAATTTTGGAGAATTTGAATTATTTTCATTATCTGATGATTCTTTAACTGTTAGAAAATTAATCTCCAAGGCTGGAAAAAGATTTGGAATAAAGATGATCGAAGGTGGATATAAAGAAAAAGCTAGAATAATTCGTAGACGAAAATCTGATTATGCTAAGGTTCTCAAAGGTGATAAAGTAATAGGTCATTTAGAATTAGAGTCTGCCCGATTTGGTAAACTAAAATGGGAAGTGAAAGCAGAAGAAAGGCGCTAG
- a CDS encoding Signal transduction histidine kinase gives MSNSLEKTDFSKFDLDIKLKNLENIHHALEQSSIVSITDVEGNITYVNKKFCQISKYSPQEIVGKNHRILKSDFHSENFYENMWKTISSGCIWHGEIKNKAKDSTHYWKKTTIVPIFDSNEQIEQYISISTDITDQKQWTETQVMRERFELIGELSSRIAHDIRNPLSVIRAAVENLKILYSIDDAKLKNMDKIDRSIDRITHQIEDVLDFVRSDTMMFEKYALSEILADALDSIHIPNKVRFELPKNDIEIMCDKKRISVVMVNIILNGIQAINENGNIKIRFNDAKKFAIIEIEDSGSGIPNHIIDKIFEPMFTTKQHGTGLGLSSVKTIINAHAGKISVKCNPTVFSITIPKNPA, from the coding sequence GTGAGTAATTCCTTAGAAAAAACAGATTTCAGCAAATTTGATTTAGACATAAAACTAAAAAATTTAGAAAATATACATCATGCTTTGGAACAATCTTCAATTGTCTCAATTACAGATGTAGAAGGAAATATTACATATGTCAATAAGAAATTTTGTCAGATTTCAAAATATTCTCCTCAAGAGATTGTTGGTAAAAACCACCGTATTTTAAAATCAGATTTTCATTCTGAGAATTTTTATGAAAATATGTGGAAAACCATATCCTCTGGATGTATTTGGCATGGTGAAATAAAAAATAAAGCCAAAGATAGTACTCATTATTGGAAAAAAACAACAATAGTGCCAATTTTTGATTCAAATGAACAGATTGAACAGTATATTTCCATATCAACAGATATCACTGACCAAAAACAATGGACAGAAACTCAGGTAATGAGAGAACGATTTGAACTAATAGGAGAATTATCATCTAGAATAGCACATGATATACGAAATCCTCTATCAGTTATACGTGCAGCTGTAGAAAATCTCAAAATTTTGTATTCTATAGACGATGCAAAATTAAAAAACATGGATAAGATTGATCGTTCTATAGACAGAATTACTCATCAAATTGAGGATGTTCTTGATTTTGTAAGAAGTGATACCATGATGTTTGAAAAATATGCTCTATCAGAAATTCTAGCAGATGCATTAGATTCTATCCACATACCCAATAAAGTACGATTTGAACTTCCAAAAAACGATATTGAGATAATGTGCGATAAAAAGAGAATTTCTGTTGTAATGGTAAACATTATTCTTAATGGAATTCAAGCAATCAATGAAAATGGCAATATCAAAATCAGATTTAATGATGCAAAGAAATTTGCTATAATAGAAATCGAAGATTCTGGAAGTGGAATTCCTAATCATATTATAGATAAAATATTTGAACCAATGTTTACTACAAAGCAACATGGTACAGGACTCGGATTATCAAGTGTTAAGACAATAATCAATGCACATGCAGGAAAAATATCTGTTAAATGTAATCCTACAGTATTTTCAATAACAATTCCAAAAAATCCTGCTTAA
- a CDS encoding Signal transduction histidine kinase, producing MLSGSSLESDPVLRDLAEISVNALKDLELAKKELKENDFRMQEMNKMANERVQEMTKVNHQLQEKISFVENMTKSIQEKNAHLENELKSVSLEKINYSKLNELLKIDLGKVIKKEKELSIKQIFLEKKIQEQSSDLMRTEKMAMIGQFTSRLAHDIRNPLTKLKISHEILSQAQNLSVMDKIKHQQRITDAIINITHIIEDVLEFVRMSELNLRENTLKNILNASIDNLDIPSSVNVKIEGDDTTILCDNRKLEAVFMNILKNALEAIKNQGYITIKILNNDSNTEIYFEDSGEGISQVVQSKMYEPMFTTKQHGSGLGLAICKMIVEQHGGKLIYKNHPSAFSVILPKTNKTKTIVQ from the coding sequence ATGTTATCTGGAAGTTCATTAGAAAGCGACCCTGTTTTACGAGATTTAGCTGAAATTTCAGTAAATGCACTAAAGGATTTAGAATTAGCAAAAAAGGAACTTAAAGAAAACGATTTCCGTATGCAGGAAATGAACAAAATGGCAAATGAGAGAGTGCAGGAGATGACAAAAGTCAATCATCAATTACAAGAAAAAATTTCTTTTGTAGAAAACATGACAAAATCAATTCAAGAAAAAAATGCTCATCTAGAAAATGAATTAAAATCAGTAAGTCTTGAAAAAATTAATTATAGTAAACTAAATGAATTATTAAAAATTGACCTTGGAAAAGTAATTAAAAAAGAAAAAGAATTATCAATCAAACAAATTTTCTTAGAAAAGAAAATTCAGGAGCAATCAAGTGATTTGATGCGAACAGAAAAAATGGCGATGATCGGACAATTTACATCAAGATTAGCACATGATATAAGAAATCCACTTACTAAATTAAAAATATCTCATGAAATATTATCACAAGCACAAAATCTTAGTGTAATGGATAAGATTAAACATCAACAAAGAATCACGGATGCAATTATCAACATAACCCATATCATTGAAGACGTTTTAGAATTTGTAAGAATGTCTGAACTTAATCTAAGAGAAAACACATTAAAAAATATTTTGAATGCATCAATTGACAATCTAGACATTCCATCATCTGTTAATGTAAAAATTGAAGGTGATGATACAACAATTTTGTGCGATAACAGAAAATTAGAAGCAGTATTTATGAATATTTTGAAAAATGCACTTGAAGCTATCAAAAATCAAGGTTATATTACAATAAAAATTCTTAATAATGATAGTAATACTGAGATTTACTTTGAAGATTCAGGAGAAGGAATTAGTCAAGTAGTTCAAAGTAAAATGTATGAACCTATGTTTACCACAAAACAACATGGGAGCGGTTTGGGATTAGCAATTTGTAAAATGATCGTAGAGCAGCACGGAGGCAAATTAATTTATAAAAATCACCCATCTGCATTTTCAGTAATTTTACCAAAGACTAACAAAACTAAAACTATTGTACAGTAA